Proteins found in one Microbacterium sp. LWS13-1.2 genomic segment:
- a CDS encoding endonuclease/exonuclease/phosphatase family protein translates to MHTRPTTPAGARRPGPLIGPVTPPELHVITFNVRRRMSGLAWRRADRWRHREAAVRALLRMEQPTIVGAQEVLADQADAMRDALGARYRFIGRGHGPRGTGEGCPLFFDTERLDLVEWEQTALSEHSREPGSRSWGNLIPRIAVTALFRDRGTGLVFTAVNTHLDPFSSRSRIRSVEALLAMADPGPAILTGDLNAGEGSRTLRALLGDGSLRDAWTAAGERVTASVGTFANYRAPRPDRARIDWIVVTPDVGVERAAINAFRHGDVWPSDHLPVQAVVTVRTERARQ, encoded by the coding sequence ATGCACACGCGACCGACGACGCCCGCCGGTGCGCGCAGACCCGGGCCGCTGATCGGCCCCGTGACCCCGCCGGAGCTCCACGTGATAACCTTCAACGTCCGGCGCCGGATGAGCGGCCTCGCGTGGCGTCGCGCTGACCGGTGGCGTCACCGGGAGGCCGCCGTCAGGGCTCTCCTGCGGATGGAGCAGCCGACCATCGTGGGCGCGCAGGAGGTGCTTGCGGACCAGGCCGATGCGATGCGGGACGCGCTGGGCGCGCGCTACCGCTTCATCGGGCGCGGTCACGGCCCGCGCGGCACCGGAGAGGGCTGCCCGCTCTTCTTCGACACCGAGCGACTCGACCTCGTCGAATGGGAGCAGACCGCCCTGTCGGAGCACTCCCGCGAGCCGGGATCGCGCTCGTGGGGAAACCTCATCCCCCGCATCGCGGTGACGGCGCTCTTCCGGGACCGGGGAACCGGGCTCGTCTTCACCGCCGTCAACACCCACCTCGATCCGTTCTCGTCCCGCTCCCGCATCCGCTCGGTCGAGGCGCTTCTGGCGATGGCCGACCCGGGCCCGGCGATCCTGACCGGCGATCTCAACGCCGGCGAGGGGTCGCGCACCCTCAGGGCGCTGCTCGGCGACGGTTCGCTGCGTGACGCCTGGACCGCCGCGGGCGAGCGCGTGACGGCATCCGTCGGCACGTTCGCCAACTACCGCGCGCCGCGACCGGACAGGGCACGCATCGACTGGATCGTCGTGACGCCGGATGTCGGGGTGGAGCGGGCGGCGATCAACGCCTTCCGCCACGGGGACGTGTGGCCCTCCGACCACCTCCCCGTGCAGGCGGTCGTGACGGTGCGAACAGAACGGGCACGCCAGTGA
- a CDS encoding DUF2200 domain-containing protein, with the protein MHRIFTTSFASVYPLYVTKVERKGRTNEELDEIIEWLTGFDDAQLKQHIDEHTTFEDFFADADLNPNASLITGVICGMRVEQIEDPLMQKIRYLDKLVDELARGKAMEKILRNA; encoded by the coding sequence ATGCACCGGATCTTCACCACGAGCTTCGCCTCGGTCTATCCGCTCTACGTGACGAAGGTGGAGCGGAAGGGCCGCACGAACGAGGAGCTCGACGAGATCATCGAGTGGCTGACCGGCTTCGACGACGCGCAGCTGAAGCAGCACATCGATGAGCACACGACGTTCGAGGACTTCTTCGCTGACGCCGACCTCAATCCCAACGCCTCGCTCATCACCGGCGTCATCTGCGGGATGCGCGTCGAGCAGATCGAGGATCCGCTGATGCAGAAGATCCGCTACCTCGACAAGCTCGTCGACGAGCTGGCGCGCGGGAAGGCCATGGAGAAGATCCTGCGCAACGCCTGA
- a CDS encoding glycosyltransferase family 2 protein: MPDTPLISVVIPVKDDDTELARCLRALTQQTRPADEVIVVDNGSTDASAEVARAFGARLVRCETPGIPAASAAGYDAAAGEIILRLDADCVPDASWTRAMADAFALRPDVSAFTGGARFIDGPRALRAPLATLYLGAYAAVMVPTLGHLPLFGSNMGMRRQAWLGIRSRVHLDAALHDDMDLSFHLGERGRIRRLPAARMGMSMRPFAPGQAFGRRAVRGLRTVLVHFPRDFPPVRWTRRALRRVGASRRLPEHSQSQPDPRRSLGEAERPARLARIVQAHPGPSERVGGRTESTTP, encoded by the coding sequence ATGCCGGACACGCCGCTGATCTCGGTGGTCATCCCCGTGAAGGACGACGACACCGAGCTCGCACGGTGCCTGCGCGCCCTCACGCAGCAGACACGGCCCGCCGACGAGGTCATCGTCGTCGACAACGGATCGACGGATGCCTCCGCCGAGGTCGCGCGCGCGTTCGGCGCCCGCCTGGTCCGGTGCGAGACCCCCGGCATCCCCGCGGCGAGCGCCGCCGGCTACGATGCCGCGGCGGGCGAGATCATCCTGCGGCTCGACGCCGACTGCGTCCCCGACGCGTCGTGGACTCGTGCCATGGCGGACGCGTTCGCCCTCCGGCCCGACGTCTCGGCGTTCACCGGCGGCGCCCGGTTCATCGACGGCCCGCGCGCCTTGCGCGCACCGCTCGCGACGCTCTACCTGGGCGCCTACGCCGCCGTGATGGTCCCCACGCTCGGTCACCTCCCGCTGTTCGGCTCCAACATGGGGATGCGTCGCCAGGCGTGGCTCGGCATCCGCTCGCGTGTGCACCTCGATGCCGCTCTGCACGACGACATGGACCTCTCCTTCCACCTCGGCGAGCGCGGCCGCATCCGCCGTCTCCCGGCCGCGCGGATGGGGATGTCGATGCGGCCGTTCGCCCCCGGCCAGGCGTTCGGGCGCCGCGCCGTCCGCGGCCTGCGCACGGTGCTCGTGCACTTCCCCCGCGACTTCCCCCCGGTGCGCTGGACGCGTCGCGCACTCCGTCGGGTGGGCGCGTCGCGTCGGCTGCCGGAGCACTCGCAGTCGCAGCCCGACCCTCGGCGTTCCCTCGGCGAGGCCGAGCGTCCCGCTAGGCTGGCGCGCATCGTGCAGGCGCACCCCGGGCCATCCGAGCGCGTCGGCGGAAGGACGGAGTCGACCACCCCATGA
- a CDS encoding NYN domain-containing protein — protein sequence MERSSWVLVDGENIDATLGGSILGRRPLPEERPRWDRLLAFVSDRWERPAKGLFFLNASTHLPMPFVQALLALGYQPVPLSGPADEKIVDIAIQRTLRALADRDDDVALVSHDRDFAEDLARLATDGRRVGVIAFHEFRSTEFTGIPGVEFFDIEYDAEAFDAPLPRVRVIPIEQFDPSDFLR from the coding sequence ATGGAGCGCAGCAGCTGGGTGCTGGTGGACGGCGAGAACATCGACGCCACCCTCGGCGGATCGATCCTCGGCAGACGGCCCCTGCCCGAGGAGCGACCGCGGTGGGACCGCCTGCTCGCGTTCGTCTCCGACCGCTGGGAGCGGCCCGCGAAGGGGCTCTTCTTCCTGAACGCGAGCACCCACCTGCCGATGCCGTTCGTGCAGGCGCTCCTCGCGCTCGGCTACCAGCCGGTTCCGCTCTCGGGCCCGGCCGACGAGAAGATCGTCGACATCGCGATCCAGCGGACGCTGCGCGCGCTCGCCGACCGTGACGACGACGTCGCCCTCGTCAGCCACGACCGCGACTTCGCCGAGGACCTCGCGCGGCTCGCCACCGACGGACGCCGGGTGGGCGTCATCGCGTTCCACGAGTTCCGCAGCACGGAGTTCACCGGCATCCCCGGCGTCGAGTTCTTCGACATCGAGTACGACGCCGAGGCCTTCGACGCTCCGCTGCCTCGCGTGCGGGTCATCCCGATCGAGCAGTTCGACCCGTCCGACTTCCTGCGGTGA
- the msrA gene encoding peptide-methionine (S)-S-oxide reductase MsrA, whose amino-acid sequence MTSGPFDTGEITRTPGTETAVLAGGCFWGMEDLIRRQPGVLDTRVGYTGGENAHATYRKHPGHAEAVEIVFDPTKTTYRDILAFFFQIHDPSTLNRQGNDIGSSYRSAIFPLSPEQEQVARETIADVDASGLWPGNAVTTIEPAGPFWEAEPEHQDYLLRIPNGYTCHFPRAGWVLPKRADATA is encoded by the coding sequence ATGACCAGCGGACCCTTCGACACCGGCGAGATCACCCGCACCCCCGGCACCGAGACGGCGGTCCTCGCCGGCGGCTGTTTCTGGGGCATGGAAGACCTCATCCGCCGCCAGCCGGGCGTTCTCGACACCCGCGTCGGCTACACCGGCGGCGAGAACGCGCACGCGACGTACCGCAAGCACCCGGGCCACGCGGAGGCGGTGGAGATCGTCTTCGACCCCACGAAGACGACGTACCGCGACATCCTCGCGTTCTTCTTCCAGATCCACGACCCGTCGACGCTGAACCGCCAGGGCAACGACATCGGCTCGAGCTACCGCTCGGCGATCTTCCCCCTCTCCCCCGAGCAGGAGCAGGTCGCCCGCGAGACCATCGCCGACGTCGACGCGTCGGGGCTGTGGCCGGGCAACGCCGTCACCACGATCGAGCCCGCCGGCCCGTTCTGGGAGGCCGAGCCCGAGCACCAGGACTACCTGCTGCGCATCCCCAACGGCTACACGTGCCACTTCCCGCGTGCCGGGTGGGTGCTGCCCAAGCGCGCTGACGCCACCGCGTGA
- a CDS encoding GyrI-like domain-containing protein, producing MSKVDLKKSIAAYKAPRGSFEIIDVPAMHYLMVDGHGDPNTSEAYGEAVAAVFSVAYTLKFLSKTDLGQDYVVMPLEGLWWSDDMATFTTQRDKSRWSWTMMSLVPEWIDTAHFERARDAAAAKGGSAAIDRLRMTELVEGTCVQTLHVGSYDEEAPVLDEMHSRFIPDADLRMRGLHHEIYLTDPRRSAPERLRTILRQPVEQARPADPAG from the coding sequence GTGAGCAAGGTCGATCTCAAGAAGTCGATCGCCGCCTACAAAGCGCCGCGGGGATCGTTCGAGATCATCGACGTGCCGGCGATGCACTATCTGATGGTCGACGGCCACGGAGATCCGAATACGTCGGAGGCGTACGGGGAGGCGGTCGCGGCGGTCTTCTCCGTCGCCTACACGCTGAAGTTCCTGAGCAAGACCGACCTCGGTCAGGACTACGTGGTGATGCCGCTCGAGGGACTGTGGTGGTCCGATGACATGGCGACGTTCACGACGCAGCGCGACAAGTCGCGCTGGAGCTGGACGATGATGAGTCTCGTGCCGGAGTGGATCGACACCGCTCATTTCGAGCGGGCACGGGATGCGGCGGCCGCGAAGGGCGGCTCAGCGGCCATCGATCGGCTGCGGATGACGGAGCTGGTGGAGGGCACGTGCGTGCAGACGCTCCACGTGGGCTCGTACGACGAGGAGGCACCGGTGCTCGACGAGATGCACAGCCGGTTCATCCCGGATGCAGACCTGCGCATGCGTGGGCTGCACCACGAGATCTACCTGACCGATCCGCGTCGCTCGGCTCCCGAGCGGCTCCGGACGATTCTGCGCCAGCCGGTCGAGCAGGCGAGGCCTGCCGATCCGGCGGGGTGA
- the msrB gene encoding peptide-methionine (R)-S-oxide reductase MsrB translates to MSNDYRKTPEALSRLTDTQYHVTQEDGTEPPFRNEYWNNHEPGIYVDVVSGQPLFSSTDKYDSGTGWPSFTKPIEPDAVETKKDWKLLLPRTEVRSSGAGSHLGHVFPDGPRQAGGLRYCMNSAALRFVPASSLDDEGYGAYRHLFTAQNQEHTS, encoded by the coding sequence GTGAGCAACGACTACCGCAAGACTCCCGAGGCGCTCAGCCGCCTCACCGACACCCAGTACCACGTCACACAGGAGGACGGCACCGAGCCGCCCTTCCGCAACGAGTACTGGAACAACCACGAGCCCGGCATCTACGTCGACGTCGTCTCGGGCCAGCCGCTGTTCTCGTCGACCGACAAGTACGACAGCGGAACCGGATGGCCGAGCTTCACCAAGCCGATCGAGCCGGACGCCGTCGAGACCAAGAAGGACTGGAAGCTGCTCCTGCCCCGCACCGAGGTGCGCTCGTCGGGAGCCGGCAGCCATCTCGGTCATGTCTTCCCCGACGGCCCACGGCAGGCCGGCGGCCTGAGATACTGCATGAACTCCGCCGCACTGCGCTTCGTGCCCGCCTCGTCGCTCGACGACGAGGGCTACGGCGCCTACCGACACCTCTTCACCGCCCAGAACCAGGAGCACACATCATGA
- a CDS encoding SulP family inorganic anion transporter codes for MSTVAESADRYRIEPTVLQALRRPRLLTREMLAGLVVALALIPEAIAFSVVAGVDPRVGLFSSFVLSVVIAFTGGRPAMITAAAGAVALVIAPVSREYGADYLIVTIALAGVIQVVLAVLGVARLMRFIPRSVMVGFVNALAILIFLSQVPQLVDVPWAVYVLVAVGLGILFVWPRITRAIPAPLIAIVLLTAAVVVFGLSAVPNVADQGELPRSLPELLIPNVPLTWETLQIVAPYAFAAALVGLLESLMTAKLVDDITDTRSRKTREAWGLGVANLASAFFGGTGGCAMIGQTMINVKTSGGRTRISTFLAGVWVLILVVVLGDIVGLIPMAALVAVMIAVSAMTFDWHSIRPATLKRMPLSETAVMLVTVIATVWTHNLAVGVILGVLAAMVLFARRVAHFTTVTRTVDGETARYRVDGELFFASSNDLTTQFEYAFDPARVVIDLSRTHVWDASTVAALDAIVTKYEQRGIEVELEGMSAAAASFHGRLSGGLGSA; via the coding sequence GTGTCCACCGTCGCCGAATCCGCTGATCGCTATCGCATCGAGCCGACCGTTCTGCAGGCGCTGCGGCGCCCCCGGCTGCTCACCCGCGAGATGCTCGCGGGACTGGTCGTGGCTCTCGCGCTCATCCCCGAGGCGATCGCGTTCTCGGTCGTCGCCGGCGTCGATCCTCGCGTCGGCCTGTTCTCGTCGTTCGTGCTCTCTGTGGTCATCGCATTCACCGGTGGTCGCCCCGCGATGATCACCGCCGCGGCCGGTGCGGTCGCGCTCGTGATCGCACCCGTCTCGCGCGAGTACGGGGCCGACTACCTCATCGTCACCATCGCCCTTGCGGGCGTGATCCAGGTCGTGCTCGCCGTGCTCGGCGTCGCCCGGCTCATGCGGTTCATCCCGCGCAGCGTCATGGTCGGTTTCGTGAACGCCCTGGCGATCCTGATCTTCCTGTCGCAGGTGCCTCAGCTCGTCGACGTTCCCTGGGCGGTGTACGTGCTGGTGGCCGTGGGCCTGGGCATCCTGTTCGTCTGGCCGCGCATCACGCGTGCGATCCCCGCGCCGCTCATCGCGATCGTGCTGCTGACCGCCGCGGTCGTCGTGTTCGGGCTCTCGGCGGTGCCGAACGTCGCCGACCAGGGTGAGCTGCCCCGCAGTCTTCCCGAGCTGCTCATCCCGAACGTGCCGCTGACCTGGGAGACCCTGCAGATCGTCGCCCCGTACGCCTTCGCCGCGGCTCTGGTCGGCCTTCTCGAGTCGCTCATGACTGCCAAGCTCGTCGACGACATCACCGACACCCGCTCGCGCAAGACGCGCGAGGCCTGGGGCCTCGGCGTCGCCAACCTCGCCTCGGCCTTCTTCGGAGGCACCGGCGGCTGCGCGATGATCGGCCAGACGATGATCAACGTCAAGACCTCCGGCGGCCGCACGCGCATCTCGACGTTCCTGGCGGGCGTGTGGGTGCTGATCCTCGTCGTCGTCCTCGGCGACATCGTCGGACTCATCCCCATGGCGGCACTCGTGGCCGTCATGATTGCCGTCTCGGCGATGACCTTCGACTGGCACAGCATCCGGCCGGCGACGCTGAAGCGGATGCCGCTGAGCGAGACCGCCGTCATGCTGGTCACCGTCATCGCGACCGTGTGGACGCACAACCTGGCAGTCGGCGTCATCCTGGGCGTGCTGGCCGCGATGGTGCTGTTCGCCCGCCGGGTCGCCCACTTCACCACCGTCACCCGCACCGTCGACGGCGAGACGGCCCGCTACCGGGTCGACGGGGAGCTGTTCTTCGCGTCGAGCAACGACCTGACGACCCAGTTCGAGTACGCGTTCGACCCGGCGCGCGTCGTCATCGACCTCTCGCGGACGCACGTGTGGGATGCCTCCACTGTCGCCGCCCTGGATGCTATCGTCACCAAGTACGAGCAACGGGGCATCGAAGTCGAGCTCGAGGGCATGAGCGCAGCGGCCGCCTCGTTCCACGGCCGGCTGAGCGGGGGGCTGGGCTCCGCCTGA
- a CDS encoding AarF/UbiB family protein produces MVDVGNARARYRRILRFAGRYMVQAWWFELVLPRFGLGALAARGRTRRLRTIARRFHVLAVQYGGLMIKVGQFLSSRLDVLPPEITKELEGLQDEVPPVAFPAIRELAEAELGVPLTRAFEWVDETPVAAASLGQAHRARLTPADAAETGFADVVIKVQRPGIEAIVDVDLAALRRVAGWLSRVKVVRDHVDLPQLVEEFAHTSREEIDYLHEAQNAERFAADVAGDTRVAAPEVAWERTTRRVLTLQDVTAIKINDIEGLRAAGIDPAAVAVEFANVMFDQLFLRGFFHADPHPGNIFVTPVARPAGDTRHPWTLTFIDFGMMGEVPDTLRHNLQQLVIAVASRNSGQMIDSIRAVGVLLPSADTIELERAMTALFARFGGMGFAELQKVDPREFRDFAKEFGDVVRSLPFQLPENFLLIIRAVSLTSGMCSSLDPSFNVWDAVEPYADRLLRDERGSMGRAVVREATSMAGVVARLPRRLDDMVTRIEDGRLVADVPKLDRWLKRLERMGRRVVSAVLFAGLLISGSVLRAEDLTIGTVLMIASLLPLLHALFAGFSGRRGPHD; encoded by the coding sequence ATGGTCGACGTCGGGAACGCGCGCGCCCGCTATCGCCGGATCCTGCGGTTCGCCGGGCGCTACATGGTCCAGGCGTGGTGGTTCGAGCTCGTCCTGCCGCGGTTCGGACTCGGTGCGCTCGCCGCCCGCGGACGCACCCGCCGGCTGCGCACCATCGCGCGGCGGTTCCACGTCCTGGCGGTCCAGTACGGCGGCCTCATGATCAAGGTCGGCCAGTTCCTGTCGTCGCGCCTCGACGTGCTGCCGCCAGAGATCACGAAGGAGCTCGAGGGCCTGCAGGACGAGGTGCCCCCGGTCGCCTTCCCGGCGATCCGCGAGCTCGCCGAGGCCGAGCTCGGCGTGCCCCTGACCCGCGCGTTCGAGTGGGTCGATGAGACGCCGGTCGCTGCAGCATCGCTCGGTCAGGCGCACCGTGCACGACTGACGCCGGCCGACGCCGCCGAGACCGGGTTCGCCGACGTCGTCATCAAGGTGCAGCGGCCCGGCATCGAGGCGATCGTCGACGTCGACCTCGCTGCGCTGCGGCGGGTGGCCGGCTGGCTCAGCCGGGTGAAGGTCGTGCGCGACCACGTCGATCTCCCGCAGCTCGTCGAGGAGTTCGCGCACACCAGCCGCGAGGAGATCGACTACCTCCACGAGGCGCAGAACGCGGAGCGGTTCGCCGCCGACGTCGCGGGCGACACCCGCGTCGCGGCACCCGAGGTCGCCTGGGAGCGCACAACGCGTCGCGTGCTGACGCTCCAGGACGTCACCGCGATCAAGATCAACGACATCGAGGGTCTGCGAGCCGCGGGAATCGATCCGGCCGCGGTGGCGGTCGAGTTCGCGAACGTGATGTTCGACCAGCTGTTCCTGCGGGGGTTCTTCCACGCCGACCCGCATCCGGGCAACATCTTCGTGACGCCGGTGGCGCGTCCCGCCGGTGATACCCGGCATCCATGGACGCTCACGTTCATCGACTTCGGGATGATGGGCGAGGTGCCCGACACGCTGCGGCACAACCTGCAGCAGCTGGTGATCGCGGTCGCCTCGCGCAACAGCGGGCAGATGATCGACAGCATCCGTGCGGTCGGCGTGCTGCTGCCGTCCGCGGACACCATCGAGCTCGAGCGGGCCATGACCGCGCTGTTCGCCCGCTTCGGGGGCATGGGGTTCGCCGAGCTGCAGAAGGTCGACCCGCGGGAGTTCCGCGATTTCGCCAAGGAGTTCGGCGATGTCGTCCGGTCGCTGCCGTTTCAGCTGCCCGAGAACTTCCTGCTGATCATCCGTGCGGTCTCGCTCACGAGCGGGATGTGCAGTTCGCTCGACCCCTCCTTCAACGTGTGGGATGCTGTCGAGCCGTATGCCGATCGTCTGCTGCGCGACGAGCGAGGCAGCATGGGGAGAGCCGTCGTACGGGAGGCGACGTCGATGGCCGGTGTCGTCGCACGGCTGCCGCGGCGGCTCGACGACATGGTCACCCGCATCGAGGACGGGCGGCTCGTCGCTGACGTGCCGAAGCTCGACAGGTGGCTGAAGAGGCTCGAGCGCATGGGCCGCCGTGTCGTCTCGGCCGTGCTGTTCGCCGGACTGCTGATCAGCGGTTCGGTGCTGCGTGCGGAGGACCTCACGATCGGCACCGTGCTGATGATCGCCTCACTCCTGCCGCTGCTGCACGCGCTGTTCGCGGGCTTCTCCGGCCGGCGCGGGCCCCACGACTGA
- a CDS encoding alpha-amylase family protein produces the protein MKITDTSDLWWKNAIIYCLDVETYLDSDGDGVGDMQGLAQRIDYLAQLGVTCLWLMPFYPTPDRDDGYDITDFYGVDPRLGNHGEFVEMIRTAHDRGMRVIVDLVVNHTSDRHPWFQKAKRSVNSPYRDYYIWRDDAPPKGQKNPVFPGEADGVWSKDEASGQWYQHSFYEHQPDLNIANPAVRDELARVIGYWLQMGVSGFRVDAVPFLLEMPPGAEIPDPHELLRDFRRFLQRRSSEAILLGEVNLPYDQQVAYFGGGDVSELSMQFDFVGMQAFYLALARRDPAPLVAALTSRPVLPEDVQWANFLRNHDELTLDKLTDAEREEVFDAFAPDERQRVFGRGITRRLPPMLGDPRRIRMAYSLLFTLPGTPVLFYGEEIGMGENIDIPGRSAVRTPMQWTSEKNGGFSQAAPSRLIAQPPGDGYAPQHVNAADQIEDRESLLHFFRDLISRYRISPELGWGTLEVLEQPVDTLLVHSLRADVGRMVAIHNFADVPATTSFSLKDEPDGTRLVDLLGAERIPLDERGGVELEVPAYGYRWLRVSRPGDGRVS, from the coding sequence ATGAAGATCACCGACACCAGCGACCTCTGGTGGAAGAACGCGATCATCTACTGCCTCGACGTCGAGACGTACCTCGACTCCGACGGCGACGGCGTCGGCGATATGCAGGGCCTCGCGCAGCGCATCGACTACCTCGCCCAGCTCGGCGTGACGTGCCTCTGGCTCATGCCGTTCTATCCGACCCCCGATCGCGACGACGGTTACGACATCACCGACTTCTACGGCGTGGACCCGAGGCTGGGCAACCATGGAGAGTTCGTGGAGATGATCCGCACGGCCCACGACCGGGGCATGCGGGTGATCGTGGATCTCGTCGTCAACCACACCTCGGATCGGCATCCGTGGTTCCAGAAGGCCAAGCGCAGCGTCAACTCCCCGTACCGGGACTACTACATCTGGCGCGACGATGCACCGCCGAAGGGTCAGAAGAATCCGGTCTTCCCCGGCGAGGCCGACGGTGTCTGGTCCAAGGACGAGGCGTCGGGACAGTGGTACCAGCACAGCTTCTACGAGCATCAGCCCGACCTGAACATCGCCAATCCCGCCGTGCGCGACGAGCTCGCCCGCGTCATCGGGTACTGGCTGCAGATGGGCGTGTCGGGGTTCCGTGTGGACGCGGTGCCCTTCCTCCTCGAGATGCCCCCGGGCGCCGAGATCCCGGATCCGCACGAGCTGCTGCGCGACTTCCGGCGCTTCCTGCAGCGCCGCTCGAGCGAGGCCATCCTGCTCGGGGAGGTGAACCTCCCGTACGACCAGCAGGTCGCCTACTTCGGGGGCGGCGACGTGAGCGAGCTGTCGATGCAGTTCGATTTCGTCGGGATGCAGGCGTTCTACCTGGCGCTGGCACGGCGGGATCCTGCGCCGCTCGTCGCGGCGCTGACCTCTCGACCGGTCCTCCCCGAGGACGTGCAGTGGGCGAACTTCCTGCGCAATCACGACGAGCTGACCCTCGACAAGCTGACCGACGCCGAGCGGGAGGAGGTGTTCGACGCGTTCGCGCCCGACGAGCGGCAGCGCGTGTTCGGCCGGGGCATCACGCGCCGGCTCCCTCCGATGCTCGGGGATCCGCGGCGCATCCGCATGGCCTACAGCCTCCTGTTCACGCTCCCCGGCACGCCGGTGCTGTTCTACGGCGAGGAGATCGGGATGGGGGAGAACATCGACATCCCCGGGCGCAGCGCCGTGCGCACGCCGATGCAGTGGACGTCGGAGAAGAACGGCGGGTTCTCGCAGGCGGCGCCGTCCCGCCTGATCGCGCAGCCGCCCGGCGACGGCTACGCGCCGCAGCACGTCAACGCGGCGGACCAGATCGAGGACCGCGAGTCGCTGCTGCACTTCTTCCGTGATCTCATCTCGCGGTACCGCATCTCGCCGGAGCTCGGGTGGGGCACGCTGGAGGTGCTGGAGCAGCCCGTCGACACTCTCCTGGTGCATTCGCTCCGCGCGGACGTCGGCCGCATGGTCGCGATCCACAACTTCGCCGACGTGCCGGCCACGACGAGCTTCTCGCTGAAGGACGAGCCCGACGGCACCCGCCTCGTCGATCTGCTGGGAGCGGAGCGCATCCCTCTCGATGAGCGGGGAGGCGTGGAGCTCGAGGTTCCCGCCTACGGCTACCGCTGGCTGCGGGTCTCGCGTCCGGGCGACGGTCGCGTGTCGTAG
- the gnd gene encoding phosphogluconate dehydrogenase (NAD(+)-dependent, decarboxylating): MQLGMVGLGRMGGNIVRRLMRDGHECVVYDVSADAVAGLVTEGAVGAGSLGDLVSQLEAPRAIWLMIPAGLTGKVVDEVAALLDPGDIIIDGGNSNYRDDVRRAAALKDSGIHYVDVGTSGGVFGLERGYCLMVGGPDEAFQRIEPILQTIAPGSGEAGRTPGRAGDFAPEELGYLHCGPSGAGHFVKMVHNGIEYGVMAALAEGLNILEHADAGVQEAEHSAEVAPLEEPEFYQFTIDTPKVAELWRRGSVISSWLLDLTAAALQGNPTLEGLAGRVSDSGEGRWTVKAAVDTGVPAPVLAASLFERFASRGEDQFANQVLSAMRLQFGGHQELPAGDVLEAGGRKSESSSGGSASAADGAS, encoded by the coding sequence ATGCAACTGGGAATGGTGGGCCTCGGCCGGATGGGCGGCAACATCGTCCGGCGGCTGATGCGGGACGGGCACGAGTGCGTCGTGTACGACGTGAGCGCGGATGCCGTCGCCGGCCTCGTGACGGAAGGCGCCGTGGGCGCAGGCAGCCTGGGCGACCTCGTGTCGCAACTCGAGGCGCCACGCGCGATCTGGCTGATGATCCCCGCCGGACTGACCGGAAAGGTCGTCGACGAGGTGGCCGCGCTGCTGGACCCGGGCGACATCATCATCGACGGTGGCAACTCGAACTATCGCGACGACGTGCGTCGCGCGGCGGCCCTGAAGGACAGCGGCATCCACTACGTCGACGTGGGCACGAGCGGTGGCGTGTTCGGCCTGGAGCGCGGGTACTGCCTGATGGTGGGCGGGCCGGACGAAGCCTTCCAGCGGATCGAGCCGATCCTCCAGACGATCGCGCCCGGCAGCGGGGAGGCCGGCCGTACGCCCGGACGTGCCGGCGACTTCGCGCCCGAAGAGCTCGGATACCTGCACTGCGGGCCCTCCGGCGCGGGACACTTCGTGAAGATGGTCCACAACGGCATCGAGTACGGGGTGATGGCGGCGCTCGCGGAAGGACTGAACATCCTCGAGCACGCGGATGCCGGTGTGCAGGAGGCGGAGCACTCGGCCGAGGTCGCCCCGCTCGAGGAGCCGGAGTTCTACCAGTTCACCATCGACACACCCAAGGTCGCGGAACTGTGGCGGCGAGGATCCGTGATCTCGTCCTGGCTGCTGGATCTGACCGCGGCCGCGCTCCAGGGCAATCCGACGCTAGAGGGGCTCGCGGGCCGCGTATCGGACTCCGGCGAGGGCCGCTGGACCGTGAAGGCCGCCGTCGACACGGGGGTCCCGGCTCCGGTGCTCGCGGCATCCCTGTTCGAGCGGTTCGCATCGCGGGGCGAGGACCAGTTCGCCAATCAGGTGCTGTCGGCGATGCGGCTGCAATTCGGCGGCCACCAGGAGTTGCCGGCGGGCGATGTGCTCGAGGCCGGCGGGCGCAAGTCGGAGTCCTCGAGCGGCGGGTCGGCGTCGGCAGCCGACGGCGCGTCGTGA
- a CDS encoding cold-shock protein, protein MATGTVKWFNSEKGYGFIAPDDGSADLFAHFSAITGEGFKELREDQKVEFDAERGPKGMQAANIRPL, encoded by the coding sequence ATGGCCACTGGCACCGTGAAATGGTTCAACTCGGAGAAGGGCTACGGCTTCATCGCCCCCGACGACGGTTCGGCCGACCTCTTCGCGCACTTCAGCGCGATCACCGGCGAGGGCTTCAAGGAGCTCCGCGAGGACCAGAAGGTCGAATTCGACGCCGAGCGTGGCCCGAAGGGCATGCAGGCCGCCAACATCCGGCCGCTTTGA